A portion of the Bactrocera neohumeralis isolate Rockhampton chromosome 2, APGP_CSIRO_Bneo_wtdbg2-racon-allhic-juicebox.fasta_v2, whole genome shotgun sequence genome contains these proteins:
- the LOC126767989 gene encoding splicing factor 3B subunit 5 produces MGERYNIHSQLEHLQSKYIGTGHADTTKFEWLTNQHRDSLASYMGHYDMLNYFAIAENESKARIRFNLMERMLQPCGPPPEKADD; encoded by the coding sequence ATGGGTGAAAGATATAATATACACAGCCAATTAGAGCATTTGCAGAGCAAGTATATCGGTACCGGACATGCGGatacaacaaaatttgaatGGCTAACTAATCAACATCGCGATTCCCTTGCTAGTTATATGGGACATTACGATATGCTGAATTATTTTGCAATTGCTGAAAATGAGTCTAAAGCGCGCATTCGATTTAATTTGATGGAGCGTATGTTGCAGCCGTGTGGACCGCCACCAGAAAAGGCCGACGATTAA
- the LOC126767931 gene encoding aryl hydrocarbon receptor nuclear translocator homolog — protein sequence MDESNMQDKERFASRENHCEIERRRRNKMTAYITELSDMVPTCSALARKPDKLTILRMAVAHMKALRGTGNTSSDGTYKPSFLTDQELKHLILEAADGFLFVVSCDSGRVIYVSDSVTPVLNYTQSDWYGTSLYEHIHPDDREKIREQLSTQESQNTGRILDLKTGTVKKEGHQSSMRLSMGARRGFICRMRVGNVNPDTMVAGHLNRLKQRNSLGPSRDGTNYAVVHCTGYIKNWPPTDMFPSVHMERPVDDEMHSSHCCLVAIGRLQVTSTASNDMTNSNNLSEFITRHAMDGKYTFVDQRVMNVLGYTPTDLLGKICYDFCHTEDQMNVKDSFDQVLKQKGNFSLMYRARAKSGEYVWLRTHVNAFLNPYTEEVEYIVCTNSSAKTLHSNTGHDANTPDQSTAEHVYVAPVVDYTLQARRDVTPSAGTADGMYATHGMIGSHIPPQSGMTGQQSNNVPRPGSAQNAVAYNYDATHSPLSGYPPNASGPSPNTAHMAKIPKANSSPTPAAPTWTTLRQQQAVSEGYQYNQTSPARSPSGPTYTQLSAGNTRQGSYHTGNNTQGAAPPPANASGMWGDWQNPAQPQHPHGPHAAPHTGHVSHVVHGAHVQAGQPQGQEFSDMLQMLDQSGTTTFEDLNINMFNTQFE from the coding sequence ATGGACGAATCAAACATGCAGGATAAGGAACGTTTTGCCAGTCGGGAAAATCATTGTGAAATTGAAAGACGTCGAAGAAACAAAATGACGGCTTATATCACTGAACTTTCCGATATGGTACCCACCTGCAGTGCTCTAGCCCGTAAACCTGACAAACTGACTATACTCCGTATGGCTGTTGCACATATGAAAGCTTTACGTGGCACAGGGAATACAAGCAGTGATGGCACTTACAAACCTTCTTTTCTTACTGATCAAGAGTTGAAGCATTTAATATTAGAAGCAGCTGATGGATTTCTATTTGTGGTGTCTTGTGATTCTGGTCGTGTTATTTATGTTTCAGATTCTGTTACTCCAGTATTGAACTACACTCAAAGTGATTGGTATGGCACAAGCTTATATGAACACATTCATCCTGACGATCGCGAGAAGATACGTGAACAGTTATCCACACAAGAGTCACAAAATACTGGTCGTATACTCGATCTTAAAACAGGTACAGTGAAAAAGGAAGGACACCAATCGTCTATGCGTCTTAGCATGGGTGCACGTCGTGGTTTTATATGTCGTATGCGAGTTGGCAATGTAAATCCAGATACAATGGTTGCTGGTCATTTAAATCGCTTGAAGCAAAGGAACTCACTCGGTCCTTCTCGCGACGGCACCAACTACGCTGTAGTGCACTGTACGGGATACATAAAGAACTGGCCACCAACTGATATGTTTCCTAGTGTACATATGGAACGTCCAGTAGATGACGAAATGCATTCTTCACATTGCTGCCTAGTAGCAATCGGGCGCTTGCAGGTGACATCAACTGCATCCAATGATATGACAAACTCTAATAATCTGTCAGAATTTATAACGCGTCATGCAATGGATGGGAAATATACTTTTGTCGACCAACGTGTTATGAATGTTCTGGGTTATACCCCAACAGATTTACTTGGGAAAATTTGCTACGATTTCTGCCACACTGAAGATCAAATGAATGTAAAAGACAGCTTTGACCAAGTACTCAAGCAAAAGGGGAATTTTTCGTTAATGTATCGCGCACGTGCTAAAAGCGGTGAATACGTTTGGTTGCGAACACATGTTAATGCTTTTCTTAACCCCTACACAGAAGAAGTAGAATATATTGTGTGCACAAATAGTTCAGCCAAAACACTACATTCGAACACGGGACATGATGCTAATACCCCTGATCAATCGACTGCTGAACATGTCTACGTAGCACCCGTTGTGGACTACACTTTACAAGCTCGTCGAGATGTCACACCATCGGCAGGCACTGCGGATGGTATGTATGCCACTCATGGAATGATCGGGTCACACATACCCCCACAAAGTGGAATGACTGGGCAGCAAAGCAATAATGTTCCACGCCCTGGCTCAGCACAAAACGCCGTAGCTTACAATTATGATGCTACACACTCGCCACTAAGTGGCTATCCACCCAATGCGAGTGGCCCATCACCAAATACAGCACATATGGCAAAAATACCGAAGGCTAACAGTTCTCCGACTCCTGCGGCGCCAACCTGGACGACTCTTCGTCAACAACAAGCTGTATCTGAGGGTTATCAATACAATCAAACGAGTCCGGCACGCTCACCGAGTGGTCCAACATATACTCAATTAAGTGCCGGTAATACCCGACAAGGTAGCTATCACACCGGAAACAACACGCAAGGTGCTGCTCCGCCACCTGCAAATGCTTCTGGTATGTGGGGCGACTGGCAAAATCCCGCTCAACCACAACATCCGCATGGACCTCATGCAGCTCCACACACCGGTCATGTATCTCACGTCGTTCATGGAGCACATGTGCAAGCCGGTCAACCACAAGGTCAGGAGTTCTCCGACATGCTGCAGATGCTAGACCAAAGTGGCACAACTACGTTCGAAGACCTCAACATCAATATGTTCAACACACAATTTGAATAA